A region of Asterias amurensis chromosome 22, ASM3211899v1 DNA encodes the following proteins:
- the LOC139953900 gene encoding uncharacterized protein: MGQPFSRRGDGSRATARKTCSGLGRVGWKRFVPEEEGGSPAGRTPEISLNQSGEMASTTNQPPRVSPISSVSMLANYDDDERMEPLTEESSWETVQLDDDNGSDGEDKNEKTKHFKYSSIKSQLDKNATKKRKRASNNKTPVGPPTPTASTSNEQWQTTTPHGNILAGKFGAKQNGNFFRAGSLPAVLSESKPMKDADRLLGVLTEHACVDSFLEEGQEAGDSVRRLIENDIGRERSVNTLLRDIDSGKSDRHLSVTAFPSMSLNVIPEIIGEEPVDPDEFKYCEMNLYF; the protein is encoded by the exons ATGGGCCAGCCGTTTTCTCGGCGTGGAGACGGCAGCAGAGCGACGGCCAGGAAAACTTGCAGCGGGCTTGGACGTGTTGGGTGGAAGAGGTTCGTACCGGAGGAGGAGGGTGGGTCGCCGGCAGGAAGAACCCCCGAAATTTCCCTAAATCAAAG TGGAGAGATGGCCTCCACCACCAATCAGCCGCCCCGTGTTAGTCCCATCAGCTCAGTGTCCATGCTGGCAAACTACGACGATGACGAACGGATGGAACCTCTGACCGAAGAGTCGTCTTGGGAAACGGTACAACTTGACGATGACAATGGCAGCGATGGCGAAG ACAAAAACGAAAAGACAAAACACTTCAAGTACTCCTCCATCAAATCTCAGCTCGACAAAAACGCAACTAAGAAACGAAAACGGGCGAGCAACAATAAAACCCCCGTAGGTCCACCGACCCCAACCGCGTCAACTTCCAACGAGCAATGGCAGACGACAACGCCACATGGAAACATTCTGGCGGGTAAATTTGGCGCCAAACAAAACGGCAACTTTTTTCGTGCTGGCTCTTTGCCAGCTGTCCTGTCGGAGTCAAAGCCAATGAAGGACGCTGATAGGCTGTTGGGAGTTCTGACTGAGCACGCATGCGTGGACAGCTTCTTGGAAGAAGGCCAG GAGGCTGGCGATTCCGTTCGCCGTCTAATCGAAAATGATATCGGCAGAGAAAGATCCGTGAACACGCTGCTTCGAGATATCGACAGCGGAAAATCAGACAGGCACCTTTCGGTAACAGCATTTCCTTCCATGTCTCTCAATGTCATTCCGGAGATAATAGGCGAGGAACCAGTTGACCCAGACGAGTTCAAATATTGCGAAATGAATCTTTATTTCTAA